The Pseudomonadota bacterium sequence TTCGCCTAGCCCGGCGAGGCCCGGAATGCGGTCCCGCAGGTTCAGCAAAGGTCCCAGGCGCGAGGCGACCGCGGCATAACGCGGCAAATAGCCGATCAATCGGTCGCGCAGGCTCAAGCCGTGGCGCTCTTTATAGTGGTGCAGGAACTCCAGCTTCATCCGCGCCATGTCGACGCCGGTCGGGCATTCGCGCTTGCAGCCTTTGCAGCCGACACAGAGGTCGAGGGTGTCCTTGAGCGCATCGGAGGTGAAGGCCCCGGGGCCGAGCTGACCCGAAAGCGCCAGGCGCAGCGTGTTGGCGCGGCCTCGCGTCAGATGCTTCTCCTCGGCCGTCGCCCGGTAGGAGGGGCACATGACGCCTGGATCCGACTTCCGGCACTGGCCATTGTTGTTGCACATCTCGACCGCGCCGCCGAGGCCGCCCCATTCCGACCAATCGAACACGGTCTGGAGCGGCTCGACGGCATGTCCCGGCTTGAACCGAAACAAGCCGCGGTCATCCATCCGCGACGGGCGCACGATCTTGCCCGGATTGAACAGGCCGTCGGGATCGAATGCGTCCTTCACCTCCTCGAAGGCGCGCACGATGCGCGAGCCGAACATCGGCTCGTGGAACTCCGAACGCACCAGGCCGTCGCCGTGCTCGCCCGAATGCGAGCCCTTGTACTCCCGCACCATGGCGAAGGCTTCCTCGGCGATGGCGCGCATCTTCTTCACGTCGACGTCGAGCTTCAGATTGAGGACGGGCCGGACGTGCAGGCAGCCGACGGAGGCGTGCGCATACCACGTGCCATAGGTGCCGTGCTTGCGAAAAACCTGGGTCAGGCGATCGGTGTATTCGGCGAGATCCTCGAGCGCCACGGCACAGTCCTCGATGAAGGAGATCGGCTTGCCGTCGCCCTTCATCGACATCATGATATTGAGGCCGGCCTTGCGCACCTCCCAGACCGCTGCCTGGAAGCCCGGGTCGGTCGCCTCGACGACCGCGTCCGGAAATCCGAGATCGCCCATGAGCTCGACGAGCTCTCGCAGCTTCGCGTGCTGCGCGTCGGCTTCGGTGCCGGAAAACTCCACCAGCAACAACGCTTCCGGCCGGCCTTGCACGAAGCGATCGACGATCGGCCTGTACATCGCAATGTCGCGCGATAGGTCGATCATGGTGCGATCGACCAACTCCACTGCCGATGGACCCAAGGCGACGATATGCCGCGTCGCATCCATTGCCTGATAGAACGTCGGAAAGTGGCAGACGCCAAGGGTGCGATGCGGCGGGACTGCCTGCAGCTCCAGCTCGATGGAATTGAAGAACGCCAGGGTGCCTTCGGAGCCGACCAGGAGCTTCGCCATATTGTGGCCGGCATCGTCGATCATATCGATGTTGTAGCCGCCGACCCGGCGCAGAAGCTTCGGGAAGCGCATGGCAATCTCCGCCGCCTCGCGCCGGTGCATGGCGCGCATGCGCTGAACGAGATCGAGGTAGCGCGGAGCGTAGCCATTGCCGCTGGACGCCAGGTTGCCGGGCACCTCGCCGAGCTCGATGCGGGTGCCGTCGGCCAGCAGCGCATCGATGCCGCGCACGTTGTGAACCATGTTGCCGTAGCGGATCGAGCGCGAGCCGCAGCTGTTGTTGGCGGTCATGCCGCCGATGGTGGCGCGGTCGCTGGTGGAGACATCCACGGGGAAGAACAGCTTGTGCGGCTTCAGCACCCGATTGAGGCGTTCGAGGACGAGGCCCGGCTCGACCACGGCGCGGCGGCGCTCGACGTCCAACGCGAGCACGCGGTCCAGATGTTTCGAGCAATCGATGACCAGCGAGCGGCCCACGGTCTGGCCGCATTGCGAGGTCCCGCCGCCACGCGGCAGCACGGATACCCCACTCTCGCCCGCGATCGCCACCGCCACGGCCACGTCGGCGATCGATTTCGGTATGACGACGCCGATCGGCTCGATCTGGTAGATCGAAGCATCGGTGCTGTAGCGGCCGCGGTCGAACGCTTCGAACAGCACCTCGCCTTCGACATGCCGCTTGAGGCGCGCTGCCAGACCTGGATCGCCCGGAGCAATCCCGGAACTCGACGCCGTGGTGGAGGAGCTCGGTGCGGTCATGGAACGTCTCGGCTGATGGCCCATCCTGCCGATTTGTCGGGCATATTCAAGGCCGGGGCGGCGGAGGCGGGTTGTCTGGGTCGCGTTCCGCAGGCAAACTGCGGCCATCCTTCTCAGGGGTAGTGTCTATGAGCTTCCGCAGCGGCCGGCATTTCCTGCAGATTCCCGGACCGACCAATGTGCCCGAGCGCGTGCTTCGTGCCATCGACCGGGCGACCATCGACCATCGCGGGCCGGATTTCGGCGCGCTGGGCCGGGAGGTGGTCCAGGGCATGAAGCGCGTATTCAAGACCGAGGGGGCGGTGGCGATCTATCCGGCCTCGGGCACCGGAGCCTGGGAAGCGGCCCTGGTCAATACGCTTTCCTCCGGAGATCGCGTGCTCATGTTCGAGACCGGCCATTTCGCCAGTCTCTGGCACGAAATGGCGAAGCGGCTGGGTCTGGTCGTCGATCTGGTGCCCGGCGACTGGCGTCACGGCGCCGACCCGGCGGTCGCCGGTGAGAAGCTGGCCCAAGACAAAGCGCATGCGATCAAGGCGGTTCTGGTCGTGCACAACGAGACCTCGACCGGCGTCACCAGCCGCATCGCGGAGATGCGGAAGGCGATCACGGCCGCGCGCCATCCGGCATTGCTGATGGTCGATACCATCTCATCCTTGGCATCGATCGACTACCGCCACGACGAATGGGGCGTCGATGTGACGGTGGCGGGCTCGCAGAAGGGATTGATGCTGCCGCCCGGCCTCAGCTTCAACGCCATCTCCCAGAAAGCCCGCGCGGCGGCGAAGACGGCGATGCTGCCGAAATCCTATTGGGACTGGCAGCCGCTGATCGCCGCCAACGAGACCGGATTCTTTCCCTATACGCCGTCGACGAACCTGTTGTACGGGCTTCGTGAAGCGTTGCTGATGCTTCTGGATGAGGAAGGTCTGCCGCAGGTTTTCGCCCGGCACCGGCGCGTTGCCGAGGCGACGCGTGCGGCGGTGCGCGCCTGGGGACTGGAGCTGCTGGCGGTCGATCCGCGGGAGTACTCGAACTCGCTCACCGCGGTGCTGATGCCGAATGGGCATGATGCGGACTCATTGCGCGCCACCATTCTCGAAGGCTACGACATGTCGCTCGGCGCGGGCCTTGGCCGCCTCAAGGGCAAGGTGTTTCGCATCGGCCATCTCGGCGACTTCAACGAACTGATGCTTGCCGGCACGCTTTGCGGGGTCGAGATGGGATTGAAGCGCGCCGGCGTGCCCTTCAAGGAGGGCGGCGTGCTTGCAGCCCTCGAGATTCTCTCCGGCGAGCCCGGCGCCCTGAAGGCAGCCGCCGGCTAAGCGGCGCCATCGCCACGATGGGGATGGATGGCGCGCCAGTGGCGTGCGATGTCGACCCGTCGGCAAAACCAGACGTCCTTATGCTGGCCCATGTAGTCCAGGACGCGGCA is a genomic window containing:
- a CDS encoding FAD-binding protein, with the translated sequence MTAPSSSTTASSSGIAPGDPGLAARLKRHVEGEVLFEAFDRGRYSTDASIYQIEPIGVVIPKSIADVAVAVAIAGESGVSVLPRGGGTSQCGQTVGRSLVIDCSKHLDRVLALDVERRRAVVEPGLVLERLNRVLKPHKLFFPVDVSTSDRATIGGMTANNSCGSRSIRYGNMVHNVRGIDALLADGTRIELGEVPGNLASSGNGYAPRYLDLVQRMRAMHRREAAEIAMRFPKLLRRVGGYNIDMIDDAGHNMAKLLVGSEGTLAFFNSIELELQAVPPHRTLGVCHFPTFYQAMDATRHIVALGPSAVELVDRTMIDLSRDIAMYRPIVDRFVQGRPEALLLVEFSGTEADAQHAKLRELVELMGDLGFPDAVVEATDPGFQAAVWEVRKAGLNIMMSMKGDGKPISFIEDCAVALEDLAEYTDRLTQVFRKHGTYGTWYAHASVGCLHVRPVLNLKLDVDVKKMRAIAEEAFAMVREYKGSHSGEHGDGLVRSEFHEPMFGSRIVRAFEEVKDAFDPDGLFNPGKIVRPSRMDDRGLFRFKPGHAVEPLQTVFDWSEWGGLGGAVEMCNNNGQCRKSDPGVMCPSYRATAEEKHLTRGRANTLRLALSGQLGPGAFTSDALKDTLDLCVGCKGCKRECPTGVDMARMKLEFLHHYKERHGLSLRDRLIGYLPRYAAVASRLGPLLNLRDRIPGLAGLGEWLTGFSRQRPLPRWHAHPYRARDEPPGTGEAGAVVLFVDTFNRWFEPDNARAAERVLTRAGYRVHAAAAPGKAQPLCCGRSFLAAGMAEEAKRAQRRLLASLRPFVEQGVPIVGLEPSCLLTLRDELPGLLPGAEAKALASRAVLLEEFIAGEAAAGRWRLPMQSLGARQALVHGHCHQKAWGTVGALEATLRLVPGLTVKTFDATCCGMAGAFGYEAEHYALSLKIGELGVLPTMRAAAADTLLIAGGTSCRHQIRDGAGREALHPARILEMASAQP
- a CDS encoding aminotransferase class V-fold PLP-dependent enzyme, whose protein sequence is MSFRSGRHFLQIPGPTNVPERVLRAIDRATIDHRGPDFGALGREVVQGMKRVFKTEGAVAIYPASGTGAWEAALVNTLSSGDRVLMFETGHFASLWHEMAKRLGLVVDLVPGDWRHGADPAVAGEKLAQDKAHAIKAVLVVHNETSTGVTSRIAEMRKAITAARHPALLMVDTISSLASIDYRHDEWGVDVTVAGSQKGLMLPPGLSFNAISQKARAAAKTAMLPKSYWDWQPLIAANETGFFPYTPSTNLLYGLREALLMLLDEEGLPQVFARHRRVAEATRAAVRAWGLELLAVDPREYSNSLTAVLMPNGHDADSLRATILEGYDMSLGAGLGRLKGKVFRIGHLGDFNELMLAGTLCGVEMGLKRAGVPFKEGGVLAALEILSGEPGALKAAAG